Proteins encoded in a region of the Helianthus annuus cultivar XRQ/B unplaced genomic scaffold, HanXRQr2.0-SUNRISE HanXRQChr00c006, whole genome shotgun sequence genome:
- the LOC118489704 gene encoding remorin-like: MFPAHSKSCTLYITITNRQYPTPTQPKPFTFITSSKTDMVAEEVNKVEVQPECPAEPPPPPTAVDDNKALPVPEQKPTDEAVVEKLEKPIEEKPKEGSKHRDEVLARVATEKKDALVKAWEESEISKIENRAQKKLAAITAWENSKKAELEAELRKIEEKLEKKKAKYIEKMKNKIALLHKAAEEKRAITEAKRGEGVLKAEELAAKRRATGLSPKKLTRWFSS; this comes from the exons ATGTTTCCAGctcattctaagtcgtgcacaCTATATATAACCATCACAAACCGCCAATACCCCACACCAACACAACCTAAACCCTTCACTTTCATAACCTCTTCTAAAACAGACATGGTGGCAGAAGAAGTCAACAAGGTGGAGGTTCAACCCGAGTGTCCGGCGgagccgccaccaccaccgaccGCGGTGGACGACAACAAAGCTCTTCCTGTTCCTGAACAAAAGCCCACCGATGAAGCCGTGGTTGAAA AATTAGAAAAGCCAATTGAGGAGAAACCCAAAGAAGGTTCTAAGCACAGAG ATGAAGTTCTTGCGCGCGTAGCAACGGAGAAGAAAGATGCACTCGTCAAAGCATGGGAAGAAAGTGAGATATCAAAAATCGAAAACCGAGCCCAGAAGAAGCTAGCTGCCATTACAGCATGGGAGAACAGCAAGAAAGCAGAGCTAGAAGCTGAATTGAGAAAGATTGAG GAGAAACTGGAAAAGAAGAAGGCTAAGTACATAGAGAAGATGAAGAACAAAATAGCTCTCTTACACAAAGCAGCAGAAGAAAAGAGAGCAATCACCGAAGCTAAACGCGGAGAAGGTGTTTTGAAAGCAGAGGAATTAGCCGCCAAGCGTCGGGCTACTGGATTGTCTCCGAAGAAACTAACACGATGGTTTTCGAGCTAA